A section of the Polyangium spumosum genome encodes:
- a CDS encoding GFA family protein — protein sequence MTEANTYTGGCHCGKVRYEVKAGIQDLVSCNCSICMKSGTLLAFVPAAAVTLLSGGDVVADYQFGKKHIHHLFCPTCGVRTFGRGAMPDGTEMYAINVRTIDDVDLGAFKVKEFDGKSL from the coding sequence ATGACCGAAGCGAATACGTATACGGGCGGCTGTCACTGCGGGAAGGTTCGTTACGAGGTGAAGGCCGGCATCCAGGACTTGGTGTCGTGCAATTGCTCGATCTGCATGAAATCGGGCACGTTGCTCGCCTTCGTGCCGGCCGCGGCGGTCACGCTGCTCTCGGGCGGGGACGTCGTCGCGGATTACCAGTTCGGCAAGAAGCACATTCATCACCTGTTTTGCCCGACCTGCGGGGTCCGCACGTTCGGCCGCGGCGCGATGCCGGACGGCACCGAGATGTACGCGATCAACGTCCGCACGATCGACGACGTGGATCTCGGCGCGTTCAAGGTGAAGGAGTTCGACGGGAAGAGCCTCTGA
- a CDS encoding MmcQ/YjbR family DNA-binding protein, whose amino-acid sequence MDPDRNAGAGAGTQANVIIERLRAICMSLPDANERVSHGEPAWFAGKGRMFASLDNHHHGAPHLSVWLPAPLGAQEALIETDPARFFRPPYVGPSGWIGMVLDTNPDWKQVGELVRDAYLHVAGKRLRERALATRPPAG is encoded by the coding sequence ATGGATCCCGACAGGAACGCCGGCGCAGGCGCTGGGACGCAGGCAAACGTGATCATCGAGCGGCTGCGCGCCATCTGCATGTCGCTGCCCGACGCGAACGAGCGTGTCTCCCACGGCGAGCCCGCCTGGTTCGCCGGCAAGGGCCGCATGTTCGCGTCCCTCGACAACCATCATCACGGCGCGCCGCACCTCTCGGTTTGGCTCCCCGCGCCGCTCGGCGCGCAGGAGGCGCTCATCGAGACGGATCCAGCGCGCTTCTTCAGGCCGCCTTATGTGGGCCCGAGCGGGTGGATCGGCATGGTGCTCGACACGAACCCCGACTGGAAGCAGGTCGGCGAGCTCGTGCGAGACGCCTATCTGCACGTCGCAGGGAAGCGGCTGCGGGAGCGGGCCCTGGCCACGCGTCCACCCGCGGGCTGA